One window of the Deinococcus betulae genome contains the following:
- a CDS encoding 2-oxoglutarate dehydrogenase E1 component, whose translation MTQSQTIMSGGNAAFIEGLYEAYLADPQSVDAEWRAYFDEVRAGAQDTAHSAIQQAFYQLGTQRRGQTLVPAPQGVGGAQQAAGALVTAYRVYGHISARTNPLKMRGLPVVPELTPEYYGLSAADLNQPVQDGPFAGALRDVMAQLHDTYCGAIGFEFSYLPAPERAWFQERIEAGRGRGQYTREERRRLMVKLNAAEGLELYLKNKYPGVKRFGLEGGESFIPLLDRIIQQAGKAGVKEVVIGMAHRGRLNTLVNIFGKPSSVLFDEFDGKKKLSDNPDVAGDVKYHMGYSSDVRTPGGPMHLALAFNPSHLEIVSPVVHGSVRARQDRRGDLERRSVLPVTIHGDAAVSGQGVVMETLNLSRLRGFSTGGAVRIVINNQVGFTISDPRDTRSSRYCTDVAKIANAPVLHVNGDDPEAVAFCGDLALAYRQEFGKDVFIDLICFRRNGHNEGDEPRMTQPIMYREIDAHPGTRALYAKELEAAGVLESGEGDRLVGRLRDQLDAGEAVVEEVENLAQSKLAVDWKEYTGTHWRDEVPTAVPQDKLTELGLQLTEVPEGFKVHRTIERTVIKPRAAMARGEQPLDWGMGEMLAYATLLEEGHGVRLVGQDSGRGTFVHRHAVLHDQNAADPMNEEYMALAHLRDGQGRVEVIDSTLSEEAVMAFEYGYSTSEPKALVAWEAQFGDFANGAQAVIDQFLSAGESKWQRLSGLTLLLPHGYEGAGPEHSSARLERYLQLCAQKNMQVVVPSSAAQIFHLLRRQVLRPYRKPLIVMTPKSLLRNKQAMSPLSDLATGRFCEVIGDETVQSARRVVISSGKLHWELAEARDADRDGYAGTALIRLEQLYPFPAQALAGELAKHPGAQVVWAQEEPENQGAWLMIWEDLEKILAPGQTLKASTRPRAASTAAGYASVHAKEQAKVIADALGEKVSGEVVEEQKELAETAKQQG comes from the coding sequence ATGACGCAGTCGCAGACCATCATGTCCGGCGGGAACGCGGCCTTTATCGAAGGGCTGTACGAGGCCTACCTGGCTGACCCCCAGAGTGTGGACGCCGAGTGGCGGGCCTACTTCGACGAGGTGCGCGCCGGGGCGCAGGATACGGCCCATTCGGCTATTCAGCAGGCTTTTTACCAGCTGGGCACCCAGCGCCGGGGCCAGACCCTGGTGCCCGCGCCGCAGGGCGTAGGCGGCGCGCAGCAGGCCGCCGGCGCCCTGGTGACGGCCTACCGCGTCTACGGGCACATCAGCGCCCGGACCAACCCGCTAAAGATGCGCGGCCTGCCGGTTGTGCCCGAGTTGACGCCGGAATACTACGGCCTGTCGGCGGCCGACCTGAACCAGCCTGTGCAGGACGGTCCCTTTGCCGGCGCCCTGCGCGACGTGATGGCCCAGTTGCACGACACCTACTGCGGCGCCATTGGCTTTGAGTTCTCCTATCTGCCGGCGCCCGAACGCGCGTGGTTTCAGGAGCGCATTGAGGCCGGACGTGGCCGGGGCCAGTACACCCGCGAGGAACGCCGCCGCCTGATGGTCAAACTGAACGCCGCCGAGGGGCTGGAGCTGTACCTCAAAAACAAGTACCCCGGCGTCAAGCGCTTTGGTCTGGAAGGCGGCGAGAGCTTTATTCCGCTGCTGGACCGCATCATTCAGCAGGCTGGGAAAGCGGGCGTCAAGGAAGTCGTGATCGGTATGGCCCACCGCGGCCGCCTGAACACCCTGGTCAACATCTTCGGCAAGCCCAGCTCTGTCCTGTTCGACGAATTCGACGGCAAGAAAAAACTGAGCGACAACCCCGACGTGGCCGGCGACGTGAAGTACCACATGGGCTATTCGAGCGACGTGCGCACGCCCGGCGGCCCCATGCACCTCGCGCTGGCCTTTAACCCCAGCCACCTGGAAATCGTGTCGCCGGTGGTCCACGGCAGCGTGCGTGCCCGGCAGGACCGCCGGGGCGACCTGGAGCGCCGCAGCGTGCTGCCCGTCACCATCCACGGCGACGCCGCCGTCAGCGGGCAGGGCGTGGTCATGGAAACCCTGAACCTCTCGCGCCTGCGCGGTTTTTCCACGGGCGGCGCGGTGCGGATCGTCATCAACAACCAGGTGGGCTTCACCATCTCCGACCCACGCGACACCAGAAGCAGCCGCTACTGCACCGACGTGGCCAAGATTGCTAACGCCCCCGTGCTGCACGTCAACGGCGACGACCCCGAAGCCGTGGCCTTTTGCGGCGACCTGGCGCTGGCCTACCGCCAGGAATTCGGCAAGGACGTCTTTATCGACCTGATCTGCTTCCGGCGCAACGGCCACAACGAGGGCGACGAGCCGCGTATGACCCAGCCCATCATGTACCGCGAGATTGACGCCCACCCCGGCACCCGCGCGCTGTACGCCAAGGAGCTGGAAGCGGCGGGCGTGCTGGAATCCGGCGAGGGCGACCGCCTGGTGGGCCGCCTGCGCGACCAGCTGGACGCCGGCGAGGCCGTGGTTGAGGAAGTGGAGAACCTCGCGCAGAGCAAACTGGCCGTGGACTGGAAGGAGTACACCGGCACCCACTGGCGCGACGAGGTGCCCACGGCGGTGCCGCAGGACAAACTGACGGAACTGGGCCTGCAACTCACGGAGGTGCCCGAAGGCTTCAAGGTGCACCGGACCATTGAGCGCACGGTCATCAAGCCGCGCGCGGCGATGGCCAGAGGCGAACAGCCGCTGGACTGGGGCATGGGCGAGATGCTGGCCTACGCCACGCTGCTGGAGGAGGGCCACGGCGTCCGCCTGGTGGGCCAGGACTCGGGGCGCGGCACCTTTGTTCACCGTCACGCGGTCCTGCACGACCAGAATGCGGCTGACCCCATGAACGAGGAATACATGGCCCTGGCGCACCTGCGAGACGGGCAGGGCCGCGTGGAAGTCATCGACTCCACCCTCTCCGAAGAAGCCGTGATGGCCTTCGAATACGGCTACTCCACCAGCGAGCCCAAGGCGCTGGTGGCCTGGGAAGCGCAGTTCGGGGACTTTGCCAACGGCGCCCAGGCCGTCATTGACCAGTTCCTGAGCGCCGGGGAAAGCAAGTGGCAGCGCCTGTCGGGCCTGACCCTGCTGCTGCCCCACGGCTACGAAGGGGCCGGTCCGGAACATTCCAGCGCCCGTCTGGAGCGCTACTTGCAGCTGTGCGCCCAGAAGAACATGCAGGTTGTGGTGCCCAGCAGCGCCGCGCAAATTTTCCACCTGCTGCGCCGCCAGGTGCTGCGGCCCTACCGCAAGCCCCTGATTGTGATGACCCCCAAGAGCCTGCTGCGCAACAAGCAGGCCATGAGCCCCCTGTCTGACCTGGCCACCGGCCGTTTCTGCGAGGTCATTGGCGACGAGACGGTGCAGAGCGCCCGGCGCGTGGTGATCAGCTCGGGCAAGCTGCACTGGGAACTGGCCGAGGCGCGCGACGCGGACCGGGACGGCTACGCAGGCACGGCCCTGATTCGCCTGGAACAGCTGTATCCCTTCCCGGCCCAGGCTCTGGCCGGGGAACTGGCGAAGCACCCCGGCGCGCAGGTGGTCTGGGCGCAGGAAGAACCCGAGAACCAGGGCGCCTGGCTGATGATCTGGGAAGACCTGGAAAAGATTCTGGCCCCCGGACAGACCCTGAAGGCGTCTACCCGCCCGCGCGCCGCCAGCACCGCCGCCGGGTACGCCAGCGTGCACGCCAAGGAGCAGGCCAAGGTTATTGCCGACGCCCTGGGTGAAAAGGTCAGCGGCGAGGTCGTAGAGGAACAGAAGGAACTGGCCGAAACCGCCAAGCAACAGGGCTAA
- the odhB gene encoding 2-oxoglutarate dehydrogenase complex dihydrolipoyllysine-residue succinyltransferase, which produces MADIKVPVFSESVSEGSLLAWHKKPGDAVKRGEVLAEIETDKVVLEVTALQDGVLVSVAKNEGDTVLSEETLGVVGEAGSAPAPSASAAADPAAGPVANETSAGGTAAQPDSAPAGSLLGNEATRRDDLSPAVRKIVAEQGLNPAQIPATGPRGNITKADAVAAAQGGGTQQGPQTAAAPAQASVTPAASIPAGARPEQRVPMTRIRQRISERLKDVQNTAALLTTFNEVNMKPAMDLRKKYQDQFVAKHGTKLGFMSLFVRAATEALKAFPVVNASVEGKDIIYHGYYDIGIAVASERGLVVPILRDTDTMSLAGIEKQIAEFATKAKGGKLTLDDMSGGTFSITNGGTFGSMMSTPIINAPQSAILGMHNIIERPIAQNGQVVIAPMMYLALSYDHRIIDGKEAVQFLVMIKNLLEDPARMLLEL; this is translated from the coding sequence ATGGCGGATATCAAAGTTCCTGTTTTTTCCGAGTCGGTCAGCGAGGGCTCGCTGCTGGCGTGGCACAAGAAGCCCGGCGACGCAGTCAAGCGCGGCGAGGTGCTGGCCGAGATTGAAACCGACAAGGTGGTCTTGGAAGTCACGGCCCTGCAAGACGGCGTGCTGGTCAGCGTTGCCAAGAACGAGGGCGACACTGTGCTGAGCGAGGAAACCCTGGGCGTGGTGGGCGAGGCGGGCAGTGCTCCGGCCCCCAGCGCCAGCGCCGCCGCTGACCCCGCCGCCGGCCCGGTGGCCAATGAAACGAGCGCTGGCGGAACCGCTGCCCAGCCGGACAGCGCCCCGGCCGGCAGCCTGCTAGGCAATGAGGCCACCCGCCGCGACGACCTGTCACCGGCAGTCCGCAAGATTGTGGCTGAGCAGGGCCTGAACCCCGCCCAGATTCCGGCCACAGGCCCGCGCGGCAACATCACCAAGGCCGACGCTGTGGCGGCTGCGCAGGGCGGCGGCACGCAGCAGGGTCCGCAGACCGCTGCGGCGCCTGCGCAGGCTAGTGTGACGCCCGCCGCCAGCATTCCGGCTGGCGCCCGCCCCGAACAGCGCGTGCCCATGACCCGCATCCGTCAGCGCATCAGCGAACGCCTGAAGGACGTGCAGAACACGGCGGCGCTGCTGACCACCTTCAACGAAGTGAACATGAAGCCGGCGATGGACCTGCGCAAGAAGTACCAGGACCAGTTTGTCGCCAAGCACGGCACCAAGCTGGGCTTCATGAGCCTCTTCGTGCGCGCCGCCACCGAGGCCCTCAAGGCCTTCCCCGTGGTCAATGCCAGCGTCGAAGGCAAGGACATCATCTACCACGGGTACTACGACATAGGCATTGCCGTGGCCAGCGAGCGCGGCCTGGTGGTGCCCATCCTGCGCGACACCGACACCATGAGCCTCGCGGGCATTGAAAAGCAGATCGCCGAGTTTGCGACCAAGGCCAAGGGCGGAAAACTGACGCTGGACGATATGTCGGGCGGCACCTTCTCCATCACCAACGGCGGTACCTTCGGTTCCATGATGAGCACGCCCATCATTAACGCACCCCAGAGCGCCATTCTGGGCATGCACAACATCATCGAGCGGCCAATTGCCCAGAACGGGCAGGTTGTGATTGCCCCCATGATGTACCTCGCGCTGTCCTACGACCACCGCATCATTGACGGCAAAGAAGCGGTGCAGTTTCTGGTCATGATCAAAAACCTGCTGGAAGACCCGGCCCGGATGCTGCTGGAACTGTAA
- a CDS encoding carbonic anhydrase yields the protein MSESAAQIAADLERRILDAIRRGASMADIADLKESDVATPDAAIQALKDGNARFFSGQATRPEMSANERRAQIMGQTPYAAVLACSDSRVPVELVFDQGLGQLFVVRVAGHVVGEAGLGTLEYAVRHLDVHLIVVMGHEACGAVAAALLPETRVAQEPAHLQNLIRCIQPALVGMPTIRDKKARMREAVLNNVRYQVHLLRQEPVIQAAEASGQIRVIGAYYEIGSGAVDFLTEEEDLQV from the coding sequence ATGAGCGAAAGTGCTGCGCAGATAGCCGCCGACCTGGAACGCCGGATCCTTGACGCCATCCGGCGCGGCGCCAGCATGGCCGATATTGCCGACCTCAAAGAGTCGGATGTGGCCACCCCCGACGCGGCCATTCAGGCCCTCAAAGACGGCAACGCCCGTTTTTTCAGTGGCCAGGCCACCCGCCCCGAGATGAGCGCCAACGAGCGCCGCGCACAGATTATGGGCCAGACCCCTTACGCCGCCGTACTGGCGTGCAGCGACAGCCGCGTTCCCGTGGAACTGGTGTTTGACCAGGGCCTGGGGCAGCTGTTCGTGGTGCGCGTGGCCGGGCATGTGGTGGGCGAGGCGGGGCTGGGCACCCTGGAATATGCGGTGCGCCACCTGGACGTACACCTGATTGTGGTGATGGGCCACGAAGCCTGCGGCGCTGTGGCGGCGGCCCTGCTGCCCGAGACGCGCGTGGCCCAGGAACCAGCCCACCTGCAAAACCTGATTCGCTGCATTCAGCCGGCGCTGGTGGGGATGCCGACCATCCGCGACAAGAAGGCCCGCATGCGCGAGGCGGTGCTGAACAACGTGCGGTATCAGGTTCACCTGCTGCGCCAGGAACCCGTCATTCAGGCCGCCGAGGCCAGCGGCCAGATTCGCGTGATTGGTGCCTACTACGAGATAGGCAGCGGCGCCGTGGATTTCTTGACCGAGGAAGAAGACCTGCAGGTGTAA
- the rpsO gene encoding 30S ribosomal protein S15 — MIEKKQTIQTHAKHGTDTGSTAVQIALLTERISNLAAHLTANKKDKHGQRGLQLMNGQRRRLLKYLERTSYDEYIALTDQLKIRRGQRIVR; from the coding sequence ATGATTGAGAAGAAGCAGACCATCCAGACCCACGCCAAGCACGGCACCGACACCGGCAGCACCGCCGTGCAGATTGCGCTGCTCACCGAGCGCATCAGCAACCTGGCCGCCCACCTGACGGCCAACAAGAAAGACAAGCACGGCCAGCGCGGCCTGCAGCTGATGAACGGTCAGCGCCGCCGCCTGCTGAAGTACCTGGAGCGCACCAGCTACGACGAGTACATCGCCCTGACCGACCAGCTCAAGATTCGCCGCGGCCAGCGCATCGTCCGCTAA
- a CDS encoding gamma-glutamylcyclotransferase family protein, with protein MTPPPTRVFVYGTLMPGERNAHLTAAGVPQAQPATLRGFTLYHLHPEAYPALQAGPAEAQVRGVLLTYGPDAWAAALPQLDELEGVGEQPPLYTREVATLQLDSGEEVAAWVYIYARPDRLAQPGAAPVAGGDWRAAPHRERPAAGER; from the coding sequence ATGACGCCTCCGCCGACCCGCGTGTTCGTGTACGGCACCCTGATGCCTGGCGAGCGCAACGCCCACCTGACGGCGGCCGGCGTCCCCCAGGCCCAGCCCGCCACCTTGCGCGGCTTTACGCTGTACCACCTGCACCCCGAAGCCTACCCGGCGCTGCAAGCCGGCCCGGCCGAGGCCCAGGTCCGTGGCGTGCTGCTGACCTACGGGCCAGATGCCTGGGCCGCCGCGCTGCCGCAACTGGACGAGCTGGAAGGCGTGGGCGAGCAGCCGCCCCTGTACACCCGCGAGGTGGCCACACTGCAGCTGGACAGTGGGGAAGAGGTGGCCGCCTGGGTCTATATCTATGCCCGCCCTGACCGGCTGGCTCAGCCCGGCGCGGCCCCGGTGGCCGGCGGGGACTGGCGGGCCGCGCCCCACCGGGAACGCCCTGCTGCCGGCGAGCGGTAA
- a CDS encoding NUDIX hydrolase has product MSLRQCAAALLVNPSGHLLLIQQQYGLRLWGAPGGVVDEGETPQAAAVRETQEEVGLTVEVTGLVGRYLLQGGGWPDVLAHVFLARVVAGTPRPDPAEVAALGWYPPDQLPGPLLPDLEAALQDWQAGQLGAERTVQRRLTLPPLH; this is encoded by the coding sequence ATGTCCCTGCGCCAGTGTGCCGCCGCTCTGCTCGTGAATCCATCAGGCCACCTCCTGCTGATACAGCAGCAGTACGGGCTTCGGCTGTGGGGCGCACCCGGCGGCGTGGTGGATGAGGGCGAGACCCCACAGGCCGCAGCGGTGCGCGAGACGCAGGAAGAGGTGGGCCTGACCGTCGAGGTTACGGGTTTGGTCGGCCGCTACCTGTTGCAGGGCGGCGGCTGGCCCGACGTTCTGGCCCACGTTTTTCTGGCGCGGGTGGTGGCGGGCACGCCCCGGCCGGACCCCGCCGAGGTGGCTGCGCTGGGCTGGTATCCCCCAGACCAACTGCCAGGGCCACTGCTGCCCGACCTGGAGGCGGCCTTGCAGGACTGGCAGGCAGGTCAGCTGGGCGCCGAACGCACGGTGCAGCGCCGCCTGACCCTGCCGCCCCTGCACTGA
- a CDS encoding DUF2268 domain-containing putative Zn-dependent protease (predicted Zn-dependent protease with a strongly conserved HExxH motif) — translation MKANVFHFLNAGEQLPKALSAQVDAVAREAFTRHTGRLGLDGVDAVLYASPWTIPETGMVGNAPDGYSVHLAVTPQSPQFLNHWQRELPATLAHELHHAKRWRHASLGTLLEALVFEGLAQHYEVEERSEPPLYAQPTTDLGALWARAREQLDGPYDHQAWFLGSVSQELPRWGGYALGFELIRQFLQREGGDAVIHASTPAEHFRSAWSLD, via the coding sequence ATGAAAGCCAACGTCTTCCATTTCCTGAATGCGGGCGAACAACTTCCAAAAGCACTGTCGGCACAGGTGGACGCCGTGGCGCGCGAAGCGTTCACCCGCCACACCGGCCGGTTGGGCCTGGATGGGGTGGACGCCGTCCTCTATGCCAGCCCGTGGACGATTCCGGAAACAGGCATGGTGGGCAATGCCCCAGACGGGTACAGCGTTCATCTCGCCGTGACCCCACAGAGTCCACAGTTCCTTAACCATTGGCAACGCGAGCTGCCCGCGACGCTCGCTCACGAACTCCATCACGCGAAACGCTGGCGTCACGCGAGCCTCGGAACGTTGCTGGAGGCCCTGGTCTTTGAAGGACTTGCTCAGCATTACGAGGTCGAGGAACGCAGTGAGCCCCCACTCTATGCCCAGCCCACCACCGACCTGGGCGCCCTGTGGGCACGGGCGCGCGAGCAGTTGGACGGCCCGTATGACCATCAGGCCTGGTTCCTCGGCTCCGTAAGTCAAGAACTGCCCCGCTGGGGAGGCTACGCCCTGGGGTTTGAGTTGATTCGTCAGTTCCTGCAGCGCGAGGGCGGAGACGCGGTCATTCACGCCTCAACACCGGCAGAACACTTCCGCTCTGCCTGGTCGCTTGATTGA
- a CDS encoding XRE family transcriptional regulator, translating to MSSELPSSDLAQWLRQQRLRRGVGQAQLSALTAEHGGEEGQVTQPYLSRLERGERDLGALTPARQDALRRALGLSLSEWMARTGLRPLASHPSEDVLGTLELVRVPVRALATAGLPTSETEGRVIDYELVPLRDHRPGMLVLEVQGDSMTTEAGGIRPGDRVYVDPGDLDLREGRIYVLHVPGLGLTVKRLRRYSAHLWLSSDNPDHPPVRPEEATVVGRVYFHQPRGQRV from the coding sequence ATGTCGTCTGAGCTGCCTTCCTCCGACCTCGCCCAGTGGCTGCGGCAGCAACGGCTGCGCCGGGGGGTGGGCCAGGCCCAGCTGAGCGCCCTGACCGCCGAACACGGCGGCGAGGAAGGCCAGGTGACACAGCCGTACCTCAGTCGTCTGGAGCGCGGTGAGCGTGATCTGGGCGCCCTGACCCCGGCGCGTCAGGATGCCCTGCGGCGCGCCCTGGGCCTGTCCCTCAGTGAATGGATGGCTCGCACGGGCCTGCGGCCCCTGGCCTCTCACCCCAGCGAGGACGTGCTGGGCACACTGGAACTGGTGCGGGTGCCGGTGCGCGCCCTGGCCACCGCTGGGCTGCCCACCAGCGAGACTGAAGGCCGCGTGATTGACTACGAACTCGTGCCGCTGCGTGATCACCGTCCCGGCATGCTGGTGCTGGAGGTCCAGGGCGATTCTATGACCACCGAGGCCGGCGGCATCCGGCCTGGGGACCGCGTGTATGTGGACCCCGGCGACCTGGATTTGCGCGAGGGCCGCATCTATGTCCTGCATGTGCCGGGGCTGGGCCTGACCGTCAAGCGGCTGCGCCGCTACAGCGCGCATCTGTGGCTCAGCAGTGACAACCCCGACCATCCCCCGGTGCGGCCCGAGGAAGCGACGGTGGTGGGCCGGGTGTATTTTCACCAGCCGCGCGGCCAGCGGGTCTAG
- a CDS encoding S1C family serine protease, translating to MTLLSAFLTMGTAQQAAPIAAPAAQSGQNPRMQGAKPLSAQEQATLQALVSKVRPATVRVEQCANTSCTSRDGVGSGVLISADGLVLTAYHVIQGATILSVQTENRTRYTAQVVGYNDQDDLALLRVKVPAGTPFLPLAAARPVIGDIALAIGNGNGAFLKTKVGRLTGLDADAGRADFPPGTLELDAPLIPGDSGGPVVNARGELTGIVSYISLNPQSKQPQSYAVPVTATDPRLTQLKAGAKLDAPIIGITLAGPFAELSFLPERYFAELTKLLKLGDTPGAFFNSVSKNSPAEKAGLRPLVLNGNDERVSGDIVTAVNGKRIVNFGEFQYAVRAYKPGDTITLSVLRDGKPLEVKLTLVGRSTVSN from the coding sequence GTGACGCTCCTGTCTGCCTTTCTGACGATGGGAACAGCCCAGCAGGCGGCCCCCATCGCCGCGCCCGCCGCTCAGAGTGGCCAGAACCCACGGATGCAGGGCGCCAAGCCGCTGAGCGCGCAGGAGCAGGCCACGCTGCAGGCCCTGGTCAGTAAGGTGCGGCCCGCCACCGTGCGCGTGGAACAGTGCGCCAATACCAGTTGCACGAGCCGCGACGGTGTGGGCAGCGGCGTGCTGATCTCGGCCGACGGCCTGGTGCTGACGGCCTACCACGTCATTCAGGGCGCCACCATCCTGAGTGTGCAGACCGAGAACCGCACCCGCTACACGGCGCAGGTCGTGGGTTACAACGACCAGGACGACCTCGCCCTGCTGCGGGTGAAGGTGCCGGCCGGCACGCCCTTCCTGCCGCTGGCCGCCGCACGCCCGGTTATCGGCGACATTGCCCTGGCGATTGGCAACGGCAACGGCGCCTTCCTGAAGACCAAGGTGGGCCGCCTGACTGGCCTGGACGCCGACGCTGGTCGCGCCGACTTTCCGCCCGGCACCCTGGAACTGGATGCCCCCCTGATTCCTGGGGACAGCGGCGGCCCAGTCGTGAACGCCCGGGGCGAGCTGACCGGCATCGTGAGCTACATCAGCCTGAACCCGCAGTCCAAGCAGCCGCAGTCCTACGCCGTGCCCGTGACGGCCACCGACCCCCGGCTGACCCAACTGAAAGCCGGCGCTAAGCTGGACGCCCCAATTATCGGCATTACCCTGGCTGGCCCTTTCGCTGAGCTGAGTTTCCTGCCCGAGCGCTACTTTGCAGAGCTGACCAAACTGCTGAAACTGGGCGACACGCCGGGGGCCTTTTTTAACAGCGTGTCCAAAAACAGCCCAGCAGAGAAAGCAGGCCTAAGGCCACTGGTCCTGAATGGCAACGACGAGCGGGTCTCGGGCGACATCGTGACGGCGGTGAACGGCAAGCGCATCGTCAACTTCGGGGAGTTCCAGTACGCGGTACGTGCGTACAAACCCGGCGACACCATCACCCTGAGCGTGCTGCGCGACGGCAAGCCGCTGGAAGTCAAGCTGACCCTGGTGGGCCGCAGCACCGTCTCCAACTGA
- a CDS encoding multidrug DMT transporter codes for MDTLKKAGAMLAHLELFHRMLDLRGLLQLAAHMEERGDRVTLISPGSITLIGAEMHSDAQVTTTKGATIEAATAYRVLQGLKGHDAPEYAVTREELGALNARAVTELGDSDALRAFETTLTRISAAPTTPTEPSAERPARGRRAAEGEAAPEQPAA; via the coding sequence ATGGACACCCTGAAAAAAGCCGGAGCCATGCTGGCCCACCTGGAGCTGTTTCACCGCATGCTGGACCTGCGCGGCCTGCTGCAACTGGCGGCCCACATGGAGGAGCGCGGTGACCGTGTGACCCTGATCAGCCCCGGCAGCATCACGCTGATTGGCGCCGAGATGCACAGCGACGCGCAGGTGACGACCACCAAGGGCGCCACCATTGAGGCCGCCACCGCCTACCGCGTGTTGCAGGGCCTCAAAGGGCACGACGCGCCCGAGTACGCCGTGACCCGCGAGGAACTGGGCGCCCTGAACGCCCGCGCCGTGACCGAGCTGGGGGACAGTGACGCCCTGCGCGCCTTCGAGACCACACTGACCCGCATCTCGGCGGCGCCGACCACCCCCACCGAACCCAGCGCCGAGCGCCCTGCCCGCGGCCGGCGCGCCGCCGAGGGCGAAGCGGCCCCGGAACAACCCGCCGCCTAA